A genomic stretch from Desulfurococcaceae archaeon MEX13E-LK6-19 includes:
- a CDS encoding HAD-IB family phosphatase — MFTAKKIVFFDCDGVLTIDNSSWLILHEYFKSFDNSYFAKLYAEDKISYLDWMKIDIALMINSWKAPIHRKDIEKALDTIKLRDEVFFIGKLLKQRGYLLAVVSSGVDYVVKKVCSVLGADICLYNELVYDENGYVIPGGKAWVPLKEKPFLIEKIVRGLGLDMKDVVYVGDSKWDIPVFKKVGLSIAVKPCDEACDYADYVIENLVEILDLLK; from the coding sequence GTGTTTACAGCCAAGAAGATAGTGTTCTTTGATTGTGATGGAGTTTTGACTATTGATAATAGTAGTTGGCTTATTCTCCACGAATACTTTAAGAGTTTTGATAATAGTTATTTTGCTAAACTATACGCCGAAGACAAGATAAGCTATCTTGATTGGATGAAGATAGATATCGCGTTAATGATTAATTCATGGAAAGCTCCTATACATAGAAAGGACATAGAGAAAGCATTAGATACAATAAAGCTTCGCGACGAAGTATTCTTCATCGGCAAGTTACTAAAACAACGTGGATACCTCCTAGCTGTTGTTAGTAGTGGTGTTGATTATGTTGTAAAGAAGGTTTGCAGTGTTCTTGGAGCAGATATATGCCTATATAATGAGCTTGTCTACGATGAAAATGGGTATGTTATACCTGGCGGAAAAGCATGGGTTCCCCTGAAGGAAAAACCTTTCCTGATCGAAAAAATAGTTCGAGGACTCGGTTTAGATATGAAGGACGTGGTATATGTCGGTGATAGTAAATGGGATATACCAGTGTTTAAAAAAGTCGGTTTATCTATTGCTGTAAAACCTTGCGATGAGGCTTGTGATTACGCTGACTATGTTATTGAGAACCTTGTTGAGATTCTTGATTTATTAAAGTAG
- a CDS encoding ArsR family transcriptional regulator — MSMPSGNIGLTEEEVRYFINKIKLRKLYEDDDVVLMTAPNEDELIEIILDLLKEKPMNLREIHTILSGLASEDKIRKALITLMSNGIITINSDGRYMIIGF, encoded by the coding sequence ATGAGCATGCCTAGTGGAAACATAGGTTTAACCGAAGAAGAAGTAAGATACTTCATCAACAAGATTAAGCTTAGGAAACTATATGAGGACGACGATGTAGTACTAATGACTGCTCCAAATGAGGATGAACTTATTGAGATAATTCTCGACTTATTAAAAGAAAAGCCTATGAATCTACGTGAAATCCATACAATACTATCAGGACTGGCAAGCGAAGACAAGATAAGAAAGGCACTGATAACACTGATGAGCAATGGTATAATAACAATAAATAGTGATGGACGCTATATGATAATAGGATTCTAG
- a CDS encoding DUF167 domain-containing protein gives MEDSKLKAIYNSVQETSKGIVIQVFVKPESSKEELRVEGGELVYYTTEPPLQGRANAALIKFFAKTLGLPITKIDIVYGVRDRLKKILVKDIKLDEVVEKISEAVTEDK, from the coding sequence ATGGAGGACAGTAAGCTAAAAGCAATATATAATAGCGTTCAAGAGACTTCCAAGGGTATTGTAATACAGGTATTCGTAAAACCTGAATCGAGTAAAGAAGAACTCAGAGTTGAAGGTGGAGAATTGGTATACTACACTACAGAACCCCCTCTACAAGGTAGAGCAAATGCAGCTCTCATAAAATTCTTTGCAAAAACTCTAGGGCTCCCGATAACAAAGATAGATATCGTTTATGGTGTTAGGGATAGGCTGAAGAAAATACTTGTTAAGGATATTAAGTTAGATGAAGTTGTCGAGAAAATTAGTGAAGCTGTTACTGAAGATAAGTAG
- a CDS encoding HAD family hydrolase has product MVHKLKLAILDYDMTLVDSLFDFFNAINSARAYFGAQPLSLSEFIDAFMKDTLQEYAVPQKAVEEDFWRVFRRIYETRYGYPAKGAHQLLYFLKTIGCKNIIVTGRESPEEKIWNELRRFNLDWGIDEIYTLYTLWKLEGVEEYLFDKSWLIKYILDKHCVEPCEAVMLGDYWIDALSSMKVGVPFIGVMLYPLRKSILTKKGVKYVVENLYDAILVLKEIKC; this is encoded by the coding sequence ATGGTTCATAAGCTTAAACTAGCAATACTAGATTATGATATGACTCTTGTTGACTCACTTTTTGATTTCTTTAATGCCATAAATAGTGCTAGAGCATACTTTGGTGCTCAACCGCTTTCTCTAAGCGAGTTTATTGATGCGTTTATGAAGGATACTCTCCAAGAATATGCAGTACCACAGAAAGCTGTTGAAGAAGATTTCTGGCGTGTATTTAGAAGAATCTATGAAACACGATATGGATACCCAGCTAAAGGTGCTCATCAACTATTGTACTTCCTGAAGACAATTGGGTGCAAGAACATTATAGTCACTGGGAGAGAATCACCTGAAGAAAAAATATGGAATGAATTAAGAAGATTCAACCTTGATTGGGGTATCGACGAAATATATACTCTTTACACGTTATGGAAACTTGAAGGAGTTGAAGAATATCTCTTCGATAAATCATGGCTTATAAAATACATACTTGATAAACATTGTGTAGAACCTTGTGAGGCAGTCATGCTTGGCGATTACTGGATTGACGCGTTAAGTAGTATGAAGGTTGGTGTACCCTTCATTGGCGTTATGCTATATCCTTTGCGAAAAAGTATTCTCACAAAGAAGGGTGTAAAATATGTTGTCGAGAATCTATACGATGCAATACTAGTTTTAAAGGAAATAAAATGTTAG
- the htpX gene encoding zinc metalloprotease HtpX encodes MVSTGLLKLYSSMAVTILVVTLISSLVLYFVLSLFMETAFIYLLFIILVFYFVQWLLSPYIIDMFYHTRPLPSSYSYIQDIVNDISRRSGIKTPKVLIADIPIPNAFAYGSPLTGYRVAVTRGLLEALPRDEIAAVLAHEIGHIKHRDITVMMLVGLIPAIVLWLGEYLVRWGWLFGFYERRREESLTPLALIALGIVLIIIGFILNLGVLYLSRLREYYADSHAALTIPNGARLLQRALARIMIASGWLKKHRVNLGKYSQLKMLFISPPEHAIAGGAYDVDSIVEEIKRMKPSILQEIFSTHPHPAKRFRFLDELTGRQYYA; translated from the coding sequence ATGGTATCCACTGGCTTGCTAAAACTCTATAGTAGTATGGCTGTGACAATACTTGTTGTCACACTTATATCAAGTCTTGTGCTTTACTTCGTCTTATCATTATTTATGGAAACAGCCTTCATATACTTGTTATTCATTATACTGGTGTTCTATTTTGTTCAATGGCTTCTGTCGCCATATATAATCGACATGTTTTATCATACGAGACCACTTCCGTCATCGTATTCTTATATACAAGACATTGTTAACGACATATCACGTAGATCAGGTATAAAAACGCCAAAGGTACTCATAGCCGATATACCTATTCCTAACGCTTTCGCTTACGGCTCACCGCTAACAGGATATCGTGTTGCTGTTACAAGAGGTCTTCTCGAGGCTCTTCCACGAGACGAGATAGCAGCGGTTCTTGCACACGAGATAGGCCATATCAAGCATAGGGATATCACGGTAATGATGCTTGTAGGTTTAATACCAGCGATAGTTCTATGGCTCGGAGAATACCTTGTTAGGTGGGGTTGGCTTTTCGGTTTCTATGAGCGAAGAAGAGAAGAGAGTTTAACACCACTAGCATTAATAGCATTAGGAATAGTTTTGATCATAATCGGATTTATATTAAATCTTGGCGTGCTTTATTTGAGTAGGCTAAGAGAGTATTATGCGGACTCTCATGCAGCACTAACCATTCCCAATGGTGCAAGACTTCTACAGAGAGCATTGGCTAGAATAATGATTGCTAGTGGGTGGCTCAAGAAACATCGTGTTAATCTCGGAAAGTACAGTCAACTAAAAATGTTGTTCATTTCACCACCAGAACACGCGATAGCAGGAGGAGCTTATGATGTGGATAGCATTGTAGAAGAGATCAAGAGAATGAAGCCAAGCATCCTTCAAGAGATTTTCAGCACACATCCCCATCCAGCTAAGCGTTTCAGGTTTCTCGATGAACTCACTGGCAGACAATATTACGCCTAA
- the lysS gene encoding lysine--tRNA ligase: protein MVDKEVGECIKRVEEYSKKVEIPYPYLESNEMKYVNLDRVADIIKENTPEIKWDREVRVAGRIMAVRIHGGLSFADLYDEGYRIQLYVAKNIVGEEKYAWFTENVRRGDILWVKGVLIKTKRGELSIKVSDYRMLVKCMVPLQHTWIGIEDPELRYRKRYLDFVLNKESYERIKARFNLIKEIRLWMYEKGFYEADTPILQPVYGGAAAKPFKTYVNALDEEWFLRIAPELYLKRLLVGGYNKVFEIAKVFRNEDIDVTHHPEFTMMEAYIAYADYNDMMELAEKLLGDLVVKMTGGYTIRYPVDIERVGTWYISQLDDDVLKEALEYTIHTYTKGKRQVTISKTALKEFKKDPVKYLVKKIGEPRLMLEINLKPPYPRYKLLDLLREHVGIDPDTISDEEIKKLLEEKKIIIKGGYNRDIALVKLFEHYVEKKLVQPTFVIDYPKGSSPLAKPHRKDPRLVERFELFIAGLEVANGYTEQNNALEQYLAFKEQELRRKLGDEEAHEPDYDFVEALCVGMPPAGGIGIGIDRLVMLFTGATSIKEVIPFPMVKKKSS from the coding sequence TTGGTTGACAAAGAAGTTGGAGAGTGTATTAAGAGAGTTGAAGAATATTCAAAGAAAGTAGAGATTCCCTACCCATATCTAGAATCTAATGAAATGAAGTATGTGAACCTAGACAGAGTTGCTGATATAATCAAGGAGAATACGCCGGAAATAAAATGGGATAGAGAAGTCCGTGTAGCTGGAAGAATCATGGCTGTTAGAATTCATGGCGGGCTCTCATTCGCGGATCTTTACGACGAGGGCTATAGGATCCAGTTGTATGTTGCCAAGAACATTGTTGGTGAAGAAAAATATGCATGGTTTACAGAAAATGTGAGACGTGGCGATATACTATGGGTTAAAGGAGTTCTTATAAAGACCAAGCGCGGTGAATTGTCAATCAAAGTTAGTGATTACAGGATGCTTGTCAAGTGTATGGTTCCGCTACAACATACATGGATAGGTATAGAGGACCCCGAGCTCCGTTATAGAAAACGCTACTTAGATTTTGTCTTGAATAAAGAAAGTTACGAGAGGATAAAAGCGCGTTTTAACTTGATAAAGGAGATAAGACTATGGATGTATGAAAAGGGATTCTATGAAGCTGATACACCGATTCTTCAACCAGTATATGGTGGTGCGGCAGCTAAACCCTTCAAAACGTATGTTAACGCGCTTGATGAGGAATGGTTCCTAAGAATAGCTCCAGAATTGTACCTCAAGAGACTTCTTGTAGGAGGATACAATAAGGTATTCGAGATCGCTAAGGTATTTAGAAACGAAGACATTGATGTAACTCATCACCCGGAATTTACTATGATGGAAGCTTACATAGCGTATGCTGACTACAATGATATGATGGAGCTTGCCGAAAAACTACTGGGCGATTTAGTTGTAAAAATGACTGGAGGATACACCATAAGATATCCAGTTGATATAGAGCGTGTTGGCACATGGTATATTAGCCAGCTTGATGATGATGTATTGAAAGAAGCGCTTGAATACACTATACATACTTATACTAAAGGAAAGAGACAAGTAACAATAAGCAAAACAGCGCTAAAAGAGTTTAAGAAAGATCCTGTGAAGTATCTTGTAAAGAAAATAGGTGAACCAAGACTCATGCTTGAAATAAACTTGAAACCCCCTTACCCGAGATACAAGCTGCTCGATCTATTGAGAGAACATGTGGGTATAGACCCTGACACGATCTCTGATGAAGAAATAAAGAAACTTCTTGAAGAGAAAAAGATCATTATAAAGGGAGGCTATAACAGAGACATAGCATTAGTAAAGCTATTCGAGCACTATGTTGAGAAGAAACTTGTTCAACCAACATTTGTAATCGATTACCCAAAGGGTTCTAGCCCATTAGCTAAGCCGCATAGGAAAGACCCAAGACTTGTCGAGAGATTTGAGCTCTTTATAGCAGGGCTAGAAGTTGCTAATGGGTATACTGAGCAGAACAACGCTCTTGAACAATATCTAGCATTCAAAGAACAGGAACTTAGGAGAAAACTTGGAGACGAAGAAGCACATGAGCCAGACTATGATTTCGTTGAGGCCTTATGTGTTGGTATGCCTCCGGCAGGAGGTATAGGTATAGGGATCGATAGGCTGGTGATGTTGTTTACAGGCGCTACAAGCATAAAAGAGGTCATACCATTCCCCATGGTTAAGAAAAAGAGTTCTTGA
- a CDS encoding threonine ammonia-lyase: protein MDKLIPVAYDYIREYVHKTPVVTIASLSDIVGKTVYLKLENFQKTGAYKARGATFKVMKLLEEKSVEGVVAASSGNHAQGVAYAAMVNKIKAVIVMPETASPTKVMATKSYGAEVVLYGTIYDDAYLKALEIAEKRGYEFIHPFDDPVIIAGQGTIGIEILEQIPDVKEVLVPIGGGGLISGIAIAIKKRRPDVRIIGVEPVNAAAMKYYIEGRISEYKPQMSIADAVVVKKPGNYTSKIVKELVDEIILVDEEDISRAVFFLLERGKIIAEGAGALPVAALLSKKYVPRGEPVACVISGGNIDPTLLSRIIVHELARDKRLVTIKGVVDDKPGVLRDIIGVLAKYKLNIVDVIHDRASPMLLPTKASLTLIFEAASYELVEKALSELKKQGYVFNIKTI, encoded by the coding sequence ATAGATAAGCTCATACCAGTAGCTTATGATTACATTAGAGAATATGTACATAAAACACCTGTTGTGACCATAGCTAGTTTATCTGATATTGTTGGAAAAACTGTTTATTTGAAGCTTGAGAACTTCCAGAAGACGGGAGCTTATAAAGCAAGAGGTGCAACGTTCAAGGTAATGAAGCTTCTTGAAGAAAAATCCGTGGAAGGTGTTGTAGCGGCTTCTTCAGGTAATCATGCACAAGGTGTAGCCTATGCAGCCATGGTGAACAAGATAAAAGCAGTAATCGTAATGCCTGAAACAGCGTCTCCAACGAAAGTGATGGCTACGAAAAGCTATGGTGCAGAAGTAGTATTGTATGGTACGATATACGATGATGCTTACTTGAAGGCACTTGAAATTGCTGAGAAAAGAGGTTATGAGTTTATCCATCCATTCGACGACCCCGTGATAATAGCTGGTCAAGGAACAATAGGTATTGAGATTCTAGAGCAAATACCTGACGTCAAAGAAGTACTTGTGCCAATTGGCGGTGGAGGACTTATATCGGGGATAGCCATAGCGATCAAGAAACGCAGACCCGATGTAAGAATTATTGGTGTGGAGCCAGTGAATGCTGCTGCCATGAAGTACTACATTGAGGGACGCATCAGTGAATACAAGCCACAAATGAGTATCGCCGATGCAGTAGTGGTGAAGAAGCCAGGTAATTATACAAGCAAAATAGTTAAGGAACTCGTCGACGAGATAATTCTTGTCGATGAAGAAGATATATCGCGTGCAGTATTCTTCCTCTTGGAACGAGGTAAAATAATAGCAGAAGGGGCTGGTGCATTACCCGTAGCAGCTCTTCTCTCAAAGAAGTATGTTCCACGTGGTGAACCCGTTGCATGTGTTATTAGTGGAGGAAATATTGACCCAACATTATTATCGAGAATAATAGTTCATGAACTTGCTAGAGATAAGCGATTAGTCACGATAAAAGGTGTCGTAGACGATAAACCCGGGGTCTTAAGAGACATTATTGGTGTGCTAGCTAAATACAAACTCAATATAGTTGATGTAATACATGACAGAGCCTCACCTATGTTGTTGCCGACTAAAGCATCATTGACACTAATATTTGAAGCAGCATCCTATGAACTCGTCGAGAAAGCATTAAGTGAATTAAAGAAACAAGGATACGTATTCAATATAAAAACAATATAA
- a CDS encoding TRAM domain-containing protein — protein sequence MARHRKRKHSWNPYTSEIQRLSIYPRIQAPRDDDKPKVGDIVEVIVSDMDSKGRGIASYRGYKIIVYNAGVGSKVKARITKIAGDSIYAEVISTISESSVEY from the coding sequence GTGGCGAGGCATAGGAAAAGAAAACATTCTTGGAACCCTTATACTAGTGAAATCCAGAGACTAAGTATTTATCCAAGAATACAAGCGCCTAGAGACGATGATAAACCAAAAGTCGGCGATATAGTTGAGGTCATAGTATCCGACATGGATAGTAAAGGACGAGGTATTGCTAGCTATAGAGGATACAAAATAATAGTGTACAATGCTGGAGTAGGATCAAAGGTAAAAGCTAGAATAACAAAGATAGCAGGCGATTCCATCTATGCAGAAGTGATTAGCACAATAAGTGAGAGCAGTGTTGAATATTAG
- a CDS encoding TatD family hydrolase — translation MTRFIDAHCHCHEMPMETFKRIANNNQFTIVCVSDDIPSSMKTVELSSSHSNIVPCIGVHPWSVNETSINDLKKLEELIKKYDVKCLGEIGLDTKFVPQTIEKQRVFFDYFIRLAREYDLVLNIHAAGTWSEVLDKLIANDIKHAYIHWYTGPKELIDKILELGYAIGANPAWKIQKKHRAIIEYAPIEIILTESDAPYKYRGLEMTPELVIETVEYLSHVKNISITEVANIIEKNFRRIFLF, via the coding sequence ATGACGAGATTTATCGATGCCCATTGCCACTGTCACGAAATGCCTATGGAGACATTTAAGAGAATTGCCAATAATAACCAGTTTACTATTGTATGCGTTTCCGATGATATTCCGTCAAGTATGAAGACAGTGGAATTATCTTCTTCACATAGTAATATTGTACCATGTATAGGCGTTCATCCCTGGTCTGTTAATGAAACAAGTATAAATGACCTTAAGAAACTTGAGGAACTCATTAAAAAATATGATGTGAAATGCCTTGGCGAAATAGGTTTGGATACAAAATTTGTCCCGCAAACAATTGAAAAGCAAAGAGTATTCTTCGACTACTTTATCAGACTAGCACGAGAATATGATCTAGTTCTTAACATACATGCAGCTGGTACTTGGAGTGAAGTACTCGATAAACTCATAGCGAACGATATAAAACATGCATACATCCACTGGTATACTGGCCCAAAAGAATTAATCGATAAAATACTAGAACTAGGATACGCCATAGGCGCTAATCCAGCCTGGAAAATCCAGAAAAAGCATCGAGCTATTATTGAGTATGCACCTATAGAAATCATTCTAACCGAAAGCGATGCACCGTATAAGTATCGTGGTCTTGAAATGACTCCAGAACTAGTTATTGAGACCGTCGAATATCTCTCTCATGTAAAGAACATCAGTATAACTGAAGTGGCTAATATTATTGAAAAGAATTTCAGAAGGATCTTTTTATTCTAG
- a CDS encoding TIGR04013 family B12-binding domain/radical SAM domain-containing protein produces MTGKAAVLMYYGPSNKYSVNALVAVLDLLDEIDVYLVEDYVKTPFLARSLLNKYNTVIIGMSFNTLMLTDKKFLDTIFLLNKNKSRNIITIAGGPHPSGDPIGSIESLKFDYVIIGEGERSLPKLVEELTEKGDPYNVEGVFAKDDSGKFVFKKRPRIIDLDEYHPFPFWRYLFGAIEITRGCPIGCKYCQVTYMHGPILRHRSIENILYYLDIMGRHELKDWRFITPNSLCYGMRGYEREPRLEIIEELLDKMSLLSRKYNGRIFYGTFPSEVRPEHLTHEAAKVLRKYVSNKNIIIGAQSGSNRVLKYIGRKHTIEDVYEAVEAAIKNGFTPDVDYIIGLPGEQKEDLEETLVSIKKITSMGGRVHLHVFLPLPGTPFSMAPPGRIPDWFKKEVYKLLGKGKLYGQWKMQEELAEKIHELRIKGIIMPHKKYILQAK; encoded by the coding sequence ATGACAGGTAAAGCAGCTGTCTTAATGTACTATGGACCTTCAAATAAGTACTCGGTAAATGCGTTGGTAGCAGTACTTGATCTTCTTGATGAAATCGATGTATACCTTGTTGAAGACTATGTGAAAACTCCTTTCTTAGCTAGATCGCTACTAAACAAGTACAATACAGTTATTATTGGAATGAGCTTCAATACACTTATGCTCACCGACAAGAAGTTCTTGGACACAATTTTCTTGCTTAATAAAAACAAGTCACGTAATATAATCACTATTGCTGGTGGACCACATCCGTCAGGGGATCCAATAGGTAGTATTGAGTCTCTAAAATTCGATTATGTTATTATCGGTGAAGGTGAAAGAAGTCTCCCCAAACTTGTTGAAGAACTTACGGAAAAAGGAGATCCATACAATGTTGAAGGAGTATTTGCCAAAGATGACAGTGGCAAATTTGTTTTCAAGAAGCGTCCACGTATAATAGACCTTGATGAATATCACCCATTTCCATTTTGGAGGTATTTGTTTGGAGCAATAGAAATAACAAGAGGATGCCCTATTGGATGTAAGTATTGTCAAGTAACATATATGCATGGACCAATATTGAGGCATCGGAGTATAGAGAACATACTCTACTACCTTGATATAATGGGTAGGCATGAACTTAAGGATTGGAGATTCATCACGCCAAACAGTCTTTGTTATGGAATGAGGGGTTATGAGAGAGAACCAAGACTTGAAATTATAGAAGAACTACTGGATAAAATGTCGTTGTTGTCAAGGAAATACAATGGTAGAATTTTCTATGGAACTTTTCCAAGTGAAGTGAGGCCAGAACATTTAACACATGAAGCAGCAAAGGTTCTCAGAAAATATGTGTCAAATAAAAACATTATAATTGGTGCACAAAGCGGTAGCAATAGAGTCCTTAAGTATATTGGGCGTAAACACACCATAGAGGATGTCTATGAAGCTGTTGAAGCAGCGATAAAAAATGGTTTCACTCCTGATGTAGACTATATTATTGGTCTTCCTGGAGAACAAAAGGAAGACCTTGAAGAAACTCTTGTCTCCATAAAGAAAATAACTAGCATGGGCGGACGTGTACATCTGCATGTATTCCTCCCGCTTCCCGGAACACCGTTCTCTATGGCGCCTCCAGGAAGGATACCAGACTGGTTTAAAAAAGAAGTCTATAAACTCCTTGGTAAAGGAAAACTCTATGGGCAGTGGAAGATGCAAGAAGAACTTGCTGAAAAAATACATGAATTGAGAATAAAGGGTATAATAATGCCACATAAAAAATATATTCTTCAAGCCAAGTAA
- a CDS encoding transcriptional regulator yields MSEEKREVEELYIDLSNVPLTPTSKKDIQKLETALIIATLYSPEVIELIRDPVERATWVDSLAVAAAALARQKAGYPISQIAEEVGRSETMIRAHLSGKTKAGKLVLQTYEKMLRGELRIKLPFKEIGVPITAKPEVEEKIKELEEAKKKLESEKKELESKIKELEEKISSLEQELAKTREELEKKTKIIEEIKRIISEA; encoded by the coding sequence ATGAGCGAGGAGAAGAGAGAAGTAGAAGAATTATACATAGACTTAAGTAATGTACCATTAACACCAACGAGTAAGAAAGATATACAGAAATTGGAGACAGCATTAATAATTGCTACACTGTATAGCCCCGAAGTAATCGAATTAATAAGAGATCCTGTTGAGAGAGCAACATGGGTTGACAGCCTTGCAGTTGCGGCAGCTGCTCTGGCCCGTCAAAAAGCAGGATATCCCATAAGCCAAATAGCTGAAGAAGTTGGTAGAAGCGAGACAATGATAAGAGCACACCTTAGCGGTAAAACAAAAGCTGGAAAACTAGTACTACAAACTTATGAAAAAATGCTGAGAGGAGAACTAAGGATAAAGCTGCCATTTAAAGAAATAGGTGTGCCCATAACAGCGAAGCCTGAAGTAGAAGAAAAAATCAAGGAGCTAGAAGAAGCCAAGAAGAAGCTTGAATCAGAAAAGAAAGAGCTTGAATCAAAGATCAAAGAGCTTGAAGAGAAAATCAGTTCTCTAGAACAAGAACTTGCGAAGACTAGAGAAGAACTGGAGAAGAAGACCAAGATCATAGAGGAAATCAAGAGAATAATCAGTGAGGCTTAA